ACAGACGCCGCGTTTCATAAGAAAAAGAGATGGTTGGCGCATTGCATCGGGCGCAATTCATGTGGTATAAGTTACCGCGCACTCAGCCCAGGAGGAAGTATGACAACCACGGCACGTTTTCGTTTTACACTCCGGCTCATAGCGGTACTGGCCCTGGTACTTTTGCCGCTGCAGCTCTTCGCGGCACCCCCTCTCCCCAAGCTGGCTGCCCCGCCCGAAGGCGAGCGCTGGTTCAGCATCATCATGGGCGACGAACAGGTCGGCTTCGGCCAGACCACCGTTACCCGCACCGCAGACGGCTACCAGATCTCCTCGCGCGGCAGCGTGAAGATGAAGGTCATGGGCTTCTCCCGCGAGGCAAGCTCCACCGAATCGTACCATGTGGCTCCCGACCTGACCCTGCGCTCGTTCCAGGTGCAGAATCGGATCGATGGCAGCCTCGTCGACATCGACGGCGCAGTGACCCCCAAGGGGATCACGGTGCACACACGGTCGGCCAACGGTAACAAGGACCGAACCCTGAAAGTGAAAGGGGCGGTTTACCCGCCGCACGCATTGAACCTGTACCCGCTCATGCAAGGGGCCGTGCCGGGCAAGACCTACAAGATCCAGTACCTCGACCCGGAAGCAGTGAAGGTGAAACAGGCCAAGGTCGAGGTAGTCGGTCCGGAGACCCTGGACGGCAAGCAGGTGGTGCACCTGAAAAACGACCTCTACACCATGGTGGACAACGACATCTGGGTAGACATGGCGGGCAACGTCCTGAAAGAATCGGTGCGGGACGGGCTGGTGCTCACGGTGGCGCGGGACGAAGTAACCGCGCGGGCCGAGCTGACGGAAGCGGCCATGGGCAAGAAGGACCTGGTGTACGACTTCAGCCTGATACGGGTCACCCCTCCCCTGGAGCATCCGGAGCGGCTGCAGAAACTGGTATTGCAGATAACGGGCATCCCCGCACAGCAGCGCTTGCTGCAGGGCAAGTGGCAAAGTGCGGAGCGCCAGCCGGACGGCAGCGTCATCATCATCCTCCCCAACCCCGGCCCTGCCGCTGAAGAAGTCCCCACCCAGGCGGACCTGCAACCCGGCGAACGAACGCCCAGCGACAATCCCGAGATCGTCTCGCACATGAAAGCGATCGTCGGGGACGAGAAGGATCCCGCCAAAAGAGTCGCTCTCCTGGCGGCGTGGGTCGCCGGCAACATCAAGGCCGACGTGATCGACTCGCAGTCGCCACTGGAAACGTTGCAGAAAGCGCGCGGCAACTGCCAGAGCCACGCCCGGCTCTACGTGTCCCTGGCGCGGGCCGCCGGCATCCCTACCCGCTTCGTGTCGGGCCTGGTGTACCAGGGGGACGGGTTCCTATACCACAGCTGGGCGGAAAGCTACCTGGATGGGAGATGGGTCTCGGTCGATCCCACTTTTAACCAGGTCCCTGCCGACCTCACCCACATCAAGCTGGTTGAGGGAGAGTCGCTGGACGAGATAGGGAGCATCGCCGGCATGATCGGCAGGGCACGGGCCAAGGTTCTGGAGAAGCGTTAAACGTCAGTCAAGCCACTTTAAAAACGAAGCGGGGCGGATCACCAGATCCGCCCCGCTTTTTTCGTACTTGCCTCGGCTAGCACGCGCCTAGTGGCAGGCCTGAGCCGCAGCCACGCTGAGCCCATTCTCCCGCGCAGCTTTCTTCACGCTGCTCCTGTAGCAGGCTATCTGAACCAGTATCACCAACACGTAGACCACTCCAACCGCAATAAAGAAACCACCCATCTGTCTCGCTCCCATGTATTGAATTCGCCACGGCAGAGGACATTCTCGACCGGCAGGCGCACATTCTAATGAGCAGGATGCATGCCGCTGGCCTCCCACTGGAGGGATGAGTGTAAATTCGAGCGGTTAAGTCTCGACCTGTGGCGCTTGCAGCCGAGACCTGTGCGAAAGTGGGACGCTAAACTGTCTCAATAGCTAACGAGGGTGTTGCACGTGACACGAAAAAGGGCGACCGGTGGGGTCGCCCTGTGGGTGAAGTGGTGGAAGAATCATTTTTTTCGAGACATCGCGTCTACCATCTCCCGGCGTGCCTCGCCGATGGTGAGGGGAAGGCGGCTGAAGGGGAGCCCCTCCTCGTGCTTCAACTGGTAGATCAGTTCGGCGATGTGGGGGAGGCGCAGCTTGACGTTGGCCAACTCCTCCGGGGCGGTGAAGACTTCTTCGGGGGCGCCGCCGCGAACCAGGCGCCCCTTGCTCAGGATGTGAAGCTGGTGCAGGAAGATGGGAACGAGGTCGACGCTGTGGGTGGCCATGACGATGGTGACGCCGTGGTCGCGGTTTAGCCGGGTCAACAGTTCCATCATCCGGTACTCGCCCATCGGGTCCAGCCCGGCGGTCGGCTCGTCCAGGAGCAGGATCTCGTGCCCCATGGCCAGGAGGCCGGCGATGCAGACCCTCTTCTTCTGGCCATAGCTCAGGTTGTGAATCCCTTTCCCGGCGAACTCGGACATGTCCACGCTTGCCAGTGCGGCCTCCACACGGCTTTTCACCTCGGTCTCGGTGCACCCCATGTTGCGCGGGCCGAAGGCGGCGTCCTCAAAAACGTTGCTCGCGAAGAGCTGGTCGTCGGGGTTCTGGAACACGAGGCCGACCTTGCGGTAGATGTCACGCGGGTGCAGCCGCAGCACGTTGTCGCCGTCCAGCAGCACCTCGCCGCGATACCCCTTGATCAGTCCGTCCATGATCTTAAGCAGCGTCGTCTTACCCGAGCCGTTGGAGCCGAGAATGCCGGCGAACTCGCCGCGGGCGATCTTTAGGTTGAGGTCGGCCAGCGCGACGGTGCCGTCGGGGTATTGGTAACTCTCGAGGTTGACGGAGATTCTGGTCTGGTCCACGGACGGTTCCTTCATTTCACAGTGCCCTGATGGCGGCCATGGCGCCGACGAACAGCAGCGCGGAGCCGACCTCGACCAGCCGTAGCGGCCGGTGCACGGACGCGGGCATGGCTCCGTCATAGCCGCGCTGCACCATGGCGGTGGTAATGCTCTGGCTGTTGTCGAAGGCCTTGATTACTAACACGCCGGCCAGCGTCCCCAAGGAAGAGAGGGCACGCCGGCAACCGACGTAGCCAAGACGGTTTTTCTGGGCGTTATAGACGACCTGGGCATCCTCGAGGAGCAGGAACAGGTAGCGCCAGGCGAAGAGGGCGATGTCAACCAGTACCTGCGGCACCCTGAGCCACGAGAGCGCAGCCATCATTTCCGTGAAGGGGGTGGAGAAGCCGACCACGGCGAGCAGGGAGACCCCGCCCAAGATGCGCCCGGCGATGAGGCCACCCGCCGCCAACCCGTCGCGGTGCCCGATCAGCTCCCAGCCGCCCAGGCCGATGCTGAAAAGCGGAACTGTGCCGGAGAAGAAGGTCTTCAGCGCCAGCACCATGACCGCGATGAAGAGCGGCTCGGAGAAGCGCAGCACGAGGATGCGCGCCGGCGTGCCCAAGTGCAGGCAGAGCGCGAGCCCGAGGGCCGCCACAGCCAGGGGAAACGCCACACCATGCGAGCTCAGCACCATGACCAGGAGGGCCAGCGCGCTGAGCAGCTTCACCCGCGCATCGACCAATGCCAGAGGATGGGCCGCGTGGTGGCGGTATGCGTTGAAGTGATGGTGCATCAACTTTCCTTCTTGTCTTTCCCGGTCAACTGACGCCAGTAATATCCGGCGGCAAAGCCGCCCACAACGCCCGCGCCCAGGAAGGCGAACAGCAGCAGGTCACCGGAGCCCGGATCGATGAGCGGTGCCTTGGCCTCCCGTCCGTGCTCCTTGGCGATCTTCTCCACCACCGCCTCGTCCACGCCTTGGTACGACTTCGGTGCGAGGGAGAAGAAGTAGAAGGCGAACAACAGCGTCGGCAGCATCACGGTGTGCAGCAGCAGTACTTTCCACCTGCGTTTTCTATCAGGCATTGCCGGCAACCTCCTTTTCCGTGATGACACGCATTTTCACCAACAGGTCCGGGCGCTTACGATACAAAAGCGTCACCATGCCCGCGGTGATGAACCCTTCCAGGATACCCAGCGGCAACTGGGTGGGGAGAAACGCCAATACGATTTTCGCGAACAGGGGCCACAGCGGCGACTCCCCCCGGATTCCGAGAGCGAGTAGCAGCGAGATCGTGGCGTAGGTGGCCCAGTCTGCCATAAGCCCGGCGATAAATCCAGCCACAGCCAAACTCCCACCGACTTTTCGCAGAGCCCGGAAAGTAAACCAGCCGGCGAAGGAGCCGACCACGCCCATGGCGAGGGTATTGGCGCCCAGTGTCGAGAGGCCGCCGTGGGCCAGGAACAGCGCCTGGATCAGGAGCGAGACGGCAGCGATGATGATGCTGACCAGCGGTCCCACAAGTATGGCCGACACCCCGGTGCCGCAGGGATGCGAGCAGGTCCCGGCGGTCGGCACCGGGATCGGCATGCAGGAGATGATGAAGACGACGGCTGTGAGCAACCCGACCAGCGGCTTCATGGAAAGGTCCTCCCGCGCCAGGATGTTCAACTGCCTGATGCCCAGGGCCAGAAACGGTACCAACACCAGGAACCACGAGACAGCCCACGAAAAGGGAAGGATCCCCTCGGAGATGTGCATGGCGTGGGCGGGGGCCGGGACGAGCAGTGATGAGATCACTCCACCTGTCAGCAGTGCAACGCCCCGCGCCAGTGGCACACCTACCTCCCTCTCCCTCCGGGAGAGGGTCGGGGTGAGGGCCTCGCGGCAAGCACCATCTTCCCCCATGGCACCCCCCTCACCCGGCCTTCGGCCACCCTCCCCCAGGGGGAGAGGGTTATTCAGAAACTTACGCAGCATCAAATCTTGTCCCCACGCAGGTCTGCGGCGAAGATTTTGCCAGCGCCGCGGGAGGCGCAGAAGTCGCCGCACATGGTGCAGGTCTGCTCGTCTTCCGGCACACGGCTCTTCCTGATGGCGGCGGCATCCTCGGGGAACAGTGCCAGCTCGAACTGGCGCTGCCAGTCCAGGTCCCGGCGTGCCTTGCTCATCTCCTTGTCGCGCTCCCTGCCCCGCTCGGGGTACTTGTTCATGTCGCCGATGTAGGCCGCGATTTTGGCCGCCTTCACCCCCATCTTGACGTCCTCCTCGTTGGGAAGCGCCAAGTGCTCTGCGGGGGTGATGTAGCAGATCAGGTCGGCGCCGTAGCGCGAGGACTGGGCGGCGCCGATGGCAGCGGTGATATGGTCGAAGCCAGGGGCGACGTCGGTGGAGATGGGGCCCAGCATATAATAAGGGGCGCCGCCGCTCATCCTCTTTTGCAGCTTAATGTTCCCCTCGACCTCGTCCAGCGGCACGTGGCCCGGTCCTTCAACCAGCATCTGGCAACCCATGTCGCGGCCGATCTCGGCCAACTCGCAGTTGATCAGCAGTTCCTGTATCTGGGCCCGGTCGCTGGAGTCGTGGATGGCTCCGGCCCTGAGGCCGTTGCCGAGCGAGAGCACGGTGTCGTAGCGTTTCAGGATCTCCACCACGTGGTCGAACTTCTCGTAGAGCGGGTTCTCGCGGTTGTTGGCGATCATCCACGCCGCCATGCTCACGCCACCCTTGGAAACGAGACCGCCATAGCGATACCCCTGCTTCCGCAGGCGCTCGAGGGTGTAGAGGTTGATGCCGCAGTGGACCGCCATGAAGGCCATGCCGTCGGCGCACTGGCGCTCGATGATGTCGAAGAGCATCTCTTCGTCAAGCTTGTTGGGATCGCCGTACTTGCGCGCGGCCTCGCAAAAGGCCTGGTAGAGCGGCACGTTGCCAACCGGCAGGTCGACCGCCGCGATCACCTCGCGCCGCACCCGATCCAGGTCGCCGCCGACGGAAAGCTCCATGAGAGTATCCGCCCCTGCCTCTTGGGCTACCTGCGCCTTGCGCACCTCCGCCTCGTAGTCGATGATGTCCGACGAGGTGCCGATGGAGGCGTTGACCTTGGTGCGCAGCCCGGTGCCGATGCCGGCCACCCTGGGCTTCCTGACGTGGTTCCACGGGATAACTATCTGCCCCGCTGCTACCTTGTCCCGGACGTACTCCGGTGTTAGTGCCTCATCAAAGGCCACCTGTGCCATCTGCGGGGTGATGATCCCGGCGCGTGCCGATTCGATCTGTGTTTTCATGTGAGACTCCTGGTCCGGTATGCCCTGCAGTGCCTCACGAAGTCCCGTGCGATACCCGGCGAGCTGCCGAAGTGTAAGTGGATGTAGGAGGCCAGGCAGTTCCGGTAGCGGAAACCTTCCAGCCCGAGGTCGGCACCCTTCCTGCTGACCCGGTAGAGCCGCTCGAAATTCTCCGGCATCTCCTCCATCTCTGAATAATGAAATTCGTGTCCCCGTGCTTTGGTGCCCTTGGTGCCGATGACAGCGTCGGCCTCGAGTTCGATCTCCCGGTACCCGAGCGCCTTGCGGCGCGGCAGCATCCGGGTTCGCACGGGGAAGACACCGACAAATGGGGCCGTTCCCGCGTCTCCCGCCACCCCTTCGGTCAGGTAGATGAAGCCGCCACACTCGGCGTAGACCGGCACACCCGCCTCGACCGCTTGGCGGATCACCCGCCGCATCGGCTCGTTGGTAGCGAGCTTTTCGGCGAAGAGTTCCGGATAGCCACCGGGGAGGTAGATGCCACCGATGCCATCCGGTAAGGCTGCGTCCTCCAAGGGGGAGAAGCAGCAGATGTCGGCGCCCGCTTCGGTAAGGAGCCGCAGGTTGTCCGGGTAGGCGAAGCAAAACGCGGCATCGCGTGCCACGGCGATACGCACGGGCCCGTGAGCACCGCCCACCTCAGCTCCAAAAACTGCCGACTGCGCCAAGGACGGAAGTTCCCACTGTTCCACTTCGAGGAGCGCGCCCAAGTCGAGATGCCGCTCGACGACCTCGACCAAGTGGTCCAGAAACTCGGTGGAGAGCGGGTTGTCCTCGGCCGTGGTCAGTCCCAGGTGGCGCGACGGGATGGCAAGCCCCGGGTCCCTCGGCATGCACCCCAGCACCCTGACCTCAGGGAGATGCGTCGCCATCGCCTCGCGCAGTATCCTCTCATGGTTGGCGCTCGCCACATTGTTGAAGACGACCGCCGCGACCTTCACCCCGGGATCGAAACCAGTGAAGCCGCTCACCAAGGCAGCGGCGCTGCGAGCCTGACTACGGGCATCTACCACCAGAACGACCGGCGCCGCCAATTCCTTGGCAATCTGCGCCGTGCTCCCTGCTTCGGA
This window of the Geomonas agri genome carries:
- a CDS encoding cobyrinate a,c-diamide synthase, producing the protein MKRIVIAAPHSGSGKTTVTLGIMAALKRRGLKVAPFKVGPDFIDPGYHALVTGAPSINLDGWMCPLDFVRDTFALHAAAADIAVVEGVMGLFDGIDGSSEAGSTAQIAKELAAPVVLVVDARSQARSAAALVSGFTGFDPGVKVAAVVFNNVASANHERILREAMATHLPEVRVLGCMPRDPGLAIPSRHLGLTTAEDNPLSTEFLDHLVEVVERHLDLGALLEVEQWELPSLAQSAVFGAEVGGAHGPVRIAVARDAAFCFAYPDNLRLLTEAGADICCFSPLEDAALPDGIGGIYLPGGYPELFAEKLATNEPMRRVIRQAVEAGVPVYAECGGFIYLTEGVAGDAGTAPFVGVFPVRTRMLPRRKALGYREIELEADAVIGTKGTKARGHEFHYSEMEEMPENFERLYRVSRKGADLGLEGFRYRNCLASYIHLHFGSSPGIARDFVRHCRAYRTRSLT
- a CDS encoding transglutaminase-like domain-containing protein, with amino-acid sequence MTTTARFRFTLRLIAVLALVLLPLQLFAAPPLPKLAAPPEGERWFSIIMGDEQVGFGQTTVTRTADGYQISSRGSVKMKVMGFSREASSTESYHVAPDLTLRSFQVQNRIDGSLVDIDGAVTPKGITVHTRSANGNKDRTLKVKGAVYPPHALNLYPLMQGAVPGKTYKIQYLDPEAVKVKQAKVEVVGPETLDGKQVVHLKNDLYTMVDNDIWVDMAGNVLKESVRDGLVLTVARDEVTARAELTEAAMGKKDLVYDFSLIRVTPPLEHPERLQKLVLQITGIPAQQRLLQGKWQSAERQPDGSVIIILPNPGPAAEEVPTQADLQPGERTPSDNPEIVSHMKAIVGDEKDPAKRVALLAAWVAGNIKADVIDSQSPLETLQKARGNCQSHARLYVSLARAAGIPTRFVSGLVYQGDGFLYHSWAESYLDGRWVSVDPTFNQVPADLTHIKLVEGESLDEIGSIAGMIGRARAKVLEKR
- a CDS encoding energy-coupling factor ABC transporter ATP-binding protein; this encodes MKEPSVDQTRISVNLESYQYPDGTVALADLNLKIARGEFAGILGSNGSGKTTLLKIMDGLIKGYRGEVLLDGDNVLRLHPRDIYRKVGLVFQNPDDQLFASNVFEDAAFGPRNMGCTETEVKSRVEAALASVDMSEFAGKGIHNLSYGQKKRVCIAGLLAMGHEILLLDEPTAGLDPMGEYRMMELLTRLNRDHGVTIVMATHSVDLVPIFLHQLHILSKGRLVRGGAPEEVFTAPEELANVKLRLPHIAELIYQLKHEEGLPFSRLPLTIGEARREMVDAMSRKK
- the cbiQ gene encoding cobalt ECF transporter T component CbiQ, producing MHHHFNAYRHHAAHPLALVDARVKLLSALALLVMVLSSHGVAFPLAVAALGLALCLHLGTPARILVLRFSEPLFIAVMVLALKTFFSGTVPLFSIGLGGWELIGHRDGLAAGGLIAGRILGGVSLLAVVGFSTPFTEMMAALSWLRVPQVLVDIALFAWRYLFLLLEDAQVVYNAQKNRLGYVGCRRALSSLGTLAGVLVIKAFDNSQSITTAMVQRGYDGAMPASVHRPLRLVEVGSALLFVGAMAAIRAL
- the thiC gene encoding phosphomethylpyrimidine synthase ThiC, with the protein product MKTQIESARAGIITPQMAQVAFDEALTPEYVRDKVAAGQIVIPWNHVRKPRVAGIGTGLRTKVNASIGTSSDIIDYEAEVRKAQVAQEAGADTLMELSVGGDLDRVRREVIAAVDLPVGNVPLYQAFCEAARKYGDPNKLDEEMLFDIIERQCADGMAFMAVHCGINLYTLERLRKQGYRYGGLVSKGGVSMAAWMIANNRENPLYEKFDHVVEILKRYDTVLSLGNGLRAGAIHDSSDRAQIQELLINCELAEIGRDMGCQMLVEGPGHVPLDEVEGNIKLQKRMSGGAPYYMLGPISTDVAPGFDHITAAIGAAQSSRYGADLICYITPAEHLALPNEEDVKMGVKAAKIAAYIGDMNKYPERGRERDKEMSKARRDLDWQRQFELALFPEDAAAIRKSRVPEDEQTCTMCGDFCASRGAGKIFAADLRGDKI